One segment of Panicum virgatum strain AP13 chromosome 1K, P.virgatum_v5, whole genome shotgun sequence DNA contains the following:
- the LOC120702519 gene encoding uncharacterized protein LOC120702519, giving the protein MADWGPVVMATVLFVLLTPGLLFQLPAHGRIVGFGTMHTSGIAILVHAVLYFALITIFLIAIGVHIYAG; this is encoded by the coding sequence ATGGCGGACTGGGGCCCCGTGGTGATGGCGACGGTGCTGTTCGTGCTGCTGACGCCGGGGCTGCTGTTCCAGCTCCCCGCGCACGGCCGCATCGTGGGCTTCGGCACCATGCACACCAGCGGCATCGCCATCCTCGTCCACGCCGTCCTCTACTTCGCGCtcatcaccatcttcctcatcgCCATCGGAGTCCACATCTACGCCGGCTAG
- the LOC120702520 gene encoding gamma carbonic anhydrase-like 2, mitochondrial encodes MAAASLSHLSRRATTSAVAAAPSLRRLLSATSTAPAAQSAPPPPPPPPSAAAAASAGADRVRWDYRGQRQLVPLGQWMPKVAVDAYVAPEAVLAGQVTVHDGASVWSGAVLRGDLNKITLGFCANVQERCVLHAAWAAPTGLPAETLVDRYVTVGAYSLLRSCTIEPECIIGQHSILMEGSLVETNSILEAGSVLPPGRRIPTGELWAGSPARFVRKLTNEEIMEIPKLATAINDLMQSHFPEFLPYSNAYLEVEKLKKSFSIPL; translated from the exons atggcggccgcctccctctcccacctctcccgccgcgccaccacctccgccgtcgcggcggcgccctccctcCGGCGCCTCCTCTCGGCAACCTccaccgcccccgccgcgcagtccgccccgccgccgccgccgccgccgccgagcgcggccgcggccgcctcggcAGGCGCGGATCGGGTGCGGTGGGACTACCGCGGGCAGAGGCAGCTGGTGCCGCTGGGCCAGTGGATGCCCAAGGTGGCCGTGGACGCCTACGTCGCCCCCGAGGCTGTGCTCGCCGGCCAGGTCACCGTCCACGACGGCGCCTCTGTCTGGAGCGGCGCGGTGCTACGGGGTGACCTCAACAAGATCACGCTCGGCTTCTGCGCCAACGTCCAGGAGCGATGCGTCCTCCACGCCGCATGGGCGGCACCTACAG GACTTCCAGCTGAGACTCTTGTTGATCGGTATGTGACAGTGGGTGCTTACTCTCTGTTGCGCTCTTGCACCATCGAACCTGAGTGCATCATTGGTCAGCACTCGATCCTTATGGAAGGTTCACTGGTCGAAACCAACTCGATCCTTGAGGCTGGCTCTGTCCTGCCCCCTGGAAGGCGGATTCCAACTGGTGAACTCTGGGCTGGAAGCCCAGCCAGGTTTGTCCGGAAGCTAACcaatgaggagatcatggagaTTCCAAAGCTCGCGACGGCCATCAACGATCTGATGCAAAGCCATTTCCCAGAGTTCCTCCCTTACTCTAACGCTTATTTGGAGGTTGAGAAGTTGAAGAAGTCATTCTCGATTCCCCTGTAA